In Arachis stenosperma cultivar V10309 chromosome 1, arast.V10309.gnm1.PFL2, whole genome shotgun sequence, one DNA window encodes the following:
- the LOC130932572 gene encoding uncharacterized protein LOC130932572, producing the protein MWMHERLAKGGANNTILFAICCMSGKFTLPLLPVPPPLLWVLLNGDDQRALQYQKYIRAFNGMFSFTSMAGKIQYTLNKGSAPYLRLIKKRNTDGRRYNLPSASEVAALIVGDFDIDNLSRDVVIQTHSNLLKRIDVNHPQYLALQYPLLFPYGEDGFRSDILISDETSKQQLHKRETISMREFLSFRIQMRSHDSQVLLKSRRLFQQFLVDSYTMVEPKRLQYHMFHQSKFHSHQLQGLHECLIQGETQAARTGKRVILPSSFVGGPRYMYNNCKDAFSICKYAGYPSYFITITCNLDWTEIKDCIADYSLKPSDRPDIISRVFKIKLDVLLKDLKDGSIFGKPKGIVYTVEFQKRGLPHCHILLFVQPADTPRSSDDIDHHISTEIPDEHTQLKLYSLVQKFMIHGPCGVLNMSSPCMVNGRCSKFYPVPFREKTSIDSAGFPKYKQSDNGRSTTKRNVNLDNRFIVPYNATMLIKYGCHINVEYTCQTSAIKYLFKYVHKGNDCVTALFFRSHDSTGSDVTVDEIQNYYDCRYISTCEASWRLFGFEIQYKEPNVIRLPFHLPNE; encoded by the exons ATGTGGATGCATGAGCGCCTTGCGAAAGGTGGAGCCAATAACACTATATTATTTGCTATTTGTTGTATGAGTGGAAAGTTCACTCTCCCTTTGTTGCCGGTTCCGCCACCATTGTTGTGGGTGCTGTTGAATGGTGATGATCAACGAGCTTTGCAATACCAGAAATATATCAGGGCCTTTAATGGTATGTTTTCGTTCACATCTATGGCTGGAAAGATTCAGTACACACTAAACAAGGGTTCTgccccctat CTTCGTCTTATCAAGAAGAGGAATACTGATGGTAGAAGATATAATCTACCATCAGCGTCTGAAGTTGCTGCTCTTATTGTAGGTGATTTTGATATCGACAACCTTTCGAGGGACGTTGTTATTCAGACGCATTCGAACCTTCTGAAACGGATTGATGTTAATCATCCGCAGTACCTTGCACTACAGTACCCCTTGCTTTTTCCGTACGGAGAAGATGGTTTTCGGAGTGATATCTTAATATCCGATGAAACATCTAAGCAACAGTTACATAAGCGAGAAACAATTAGCATGAGGGAGTTTTTGTCTTTTCGAATCCAAATGAGATCGCATGATTCGCAAGTGCTTCTCAAATCAAGACGTTTGTTCCAACAATTCTTGGTTGATAGTTACACTATGGTAGAACCGAAAAGATTACAATATCACATGTTCCACCAGAGCAAGTTTCATTCCCATCAACTGCAAGGCCTACACGAGTGTCTAATACAGGGTGAAACACAGGCTGCAAGAACTGGAAAACGAGTTATCTTGCCGTCTTCATTTGTCGGTGGTCCCCGATACATGTACAACAATTGCAAAGATGCATTTTCTATTTGCAAGTATGCCGGATACCCTAGCTATTTCATTACTATCACATGTAACCTAGATTGGACCGAGATCAAAGATTGCATTGCGGACTATTCATTAAAGCCAAGTGACAGGCCTGATATCATATCAAGGGTTTTCAAGATCAAGTTAGATGTCTTGCTGAAAGACTTAAAGGATGGGTCCATATTCGGAAAGCCTAAAGGAA TTGTGTACACAGTTGAATTCCAAAAGCGTGGTCTTCCCCACtgtcatattttattatttgttcaACCAGCTGATACGCCTCGATCATCCGATGATATTGACCATCATATATCGACTGAGATACCCGACGAACACACACAACTTAAGCTGTATAGCTTAGTCCAAAAATTCATGATTCACGGACCATGTGGGGTTTTGAACATGAGTAGCCCGTGTATGGTTAATGGGAGGTGTTCCAAGTTTTATCCAGTTCCTTTCCGTGAGAAAACATCCATAGACAGTGCAGGTTTTCCCAAGTATAAACAGTCGGATAATGGGCGTTCAACAACCAAGAGAAATGTTAATCTCGACAATAGGTTTATTGTCCCATACAATGCAACAATGCTCATTAAGTATGGCTGTCACATAAATGTTGAGTATACTTGCCAGACGTCTGCTATTAAGTATTTGTTCAAGTACGTCCACAAAGGTAATGATTGTGTCACAGCTTTGTTCTTCCGATCACATGATTCAACTGGTTCTGATGTCACTGTAGATGAAATCCAAAACTACTATGATTGTCGGTATATATCAACTTGTGAGGCATCCTGGCGGCTATTCGGGTTTGAGATTCAGTACAAAGAGCCTAACGTCATCCGCCTTCCATTCCATCTTCCAAATGAATAG